The following is a genomic window from Phaseolus vulgaris cultivar G19833 chromosome 6, P. vulgaris v2.0, whole genome shotgun sequence.
taattttgtgcgtgtttatttttatataaaacgaAGTTATTGACACTCAATAGTTAAATAAACTTGAAGAAAGATtattgttatcttgtgtcaactAAACATGTTTGTCCTTTCATCTTGTTTTGTCATCATGATTTATTTATCTTTGTTAACTTTGTAAGAAAAATAAGACGGTACGAATTAGTTTATccaatataaatatattgtgTTGAATCGTATACGCAGATTTTagaaaaacatgtgaaaaaataatatgatatgAAAACTTCTATTGTTGAAAAACACATTCAAGAAAATAATATcgaattttatttaaattacatattaaaaataaaatgtttatagTTTTGAGGATGAGATATACACatgataattaaatattgaGAAAATGTTATGCAAccacatttttatatattaaaagataaaatatgaagaaaaaataatacttaaaaacAATTTGAGAAATTAATGTTGATGTAATGTAAGAAGCTTTCATAAcatgtttaaataaaaacagtaaagctcacttaacatttgaaatatctagatatatgttaaaatattgtctaaatatttaattttatgatttaaattaataaattactcTGACGAATaactttatcaatttttaataagTTAGTTTATGAATAATAATTAGTAATTTACGGTtaattttgtgaatttttttttaaaaattatttatggtGTGTGAAAGTTGAGTATAAATATGtggaaaaagaaacataattaCATTTAGAAAGTATATATAGTATAaggaggaaaaaaataaaaatagaaaatgtttGATAAAGTTTAGTTTTAGAAGTGAATGTTGAAGTGGGTTTTTCCACTTCCCTCCCTCTCTTACAGTCTATTCGAGTTCCAATCTTGATCTTTTTCAGATCTCTCTCTGCACTCATCACAATCCCAATCTCGAtctatcatcttcttcttcacgAATTCACCAATCTCATTTCGTTTCATCAGATTGAATTGTGAATTGGAGCTCAATTCAATCTGATGATGGCTTCCCCAAACAACCACCACCCAaacaccaacaccaacacccacccttctcctcctcccttcGACATGCACTCCTTCTTCAACCCTCCGCCCCCTTCGtcaaaccctaaccctaaccctagCCCTTCATCCTCATACCCTCCGCCCTTCCCCGCCGCCGCGCCCTTTCACTTCCCGGCCTTCGACCTCCCTCTCCACCCCCACCACCGCTCCCTCTCCTTCCCCACCCAGCCCATCCCTCCGCCCTCCAACCCCAACGCCGGAGCCCGCCTCATGGCCCTCCTTAGCAACCCCTCCCCCCCGCCCCCCGACTACGCGCCTCCCTCCTCCACCCCCTCTGCTGTCCTCGCCGCTGCCACTGCCGCCGCAGCCGCCCTCACGCGACTCCCCAGCGGCAAGGTCCCCAAGGGAAGGCACCTCTCCGGGGAGCGCGTCGCCTACGACGTCGACGTCCGGCTGCCTGGCGAGGTCCAGCCGCAGCTTGAGGTTGCTCCGATCACGAAATACGGGTCGGACCCTAACCCGGTTTTGGGGAGGCAGATTGCGGTGAATAAGTCCTATATATGCTATGGGCTGAAACAGGGGAACATTAGGGTGCTTAATATCCACACTGCTGTCAGGTCTCTCCTCAGAGGCCACACTCAGGTTTGTCTCGTGTCttgaattgtttttttgttgcGTTGCATTGGCTTGTTCTTCTGTTGGGGAATTGTCTTGTGCTCGTTTTGCGACaaggaaacaaaacaaaacattatgTGGCAGCGCTTTGAGTTATACTAAGAGGTGAGTCGTCTGGCCACCATTGGGAGTTGATTATCGTGGAAGGAGCAGGTCTCTTGCAATGTGGCGAACCTTAGTTCGAATTCCACATGAGGGAGGTGTTCACATTTAGTGTCTTAGCATCCTTTGGACAGAATTGCCTGTTAGAGAAGATACCTATGGGCAAACAAATAATTTTGGAGAggtagagaaaaagaaaaagatatcaGGTAAATTtaagaaagacaaaaaaaatactgGGCTATGATTTGGGTAAACAATAAGAGAGGtttgcaaagaaaaaaaaaagaggtaaATTTAAGAAATGGTTGGTGATATTATTGCTTAGTAAGGTACAACAACAACATGGGCTTTTTCTACTGGCTTTAGTGGGTAAATGTAGATGAGGAGGttggattttgttttgttattgcAGTAGAGTTATCATACATATTAATGTTCTTTTATGGCTTGTTGCCTACGAAATAATGCACTTTGCAATTTCATACTATACTGCCACCCTGTGTTTTTAATGGGAAAATTATTAAAGCTGGTAAATTTAGCCTTTGATTAATCTTTTTTCCCCCTTGTCAGAGGGTCACAGACTTGGCGTTTTTTGCTGAAGATGTTCATCTCTTGGCTAGGTAGTTTTTTTTCCCTGAAAACTTTATATGGTGCGGtctgttttttttatctgtCTATGGGAACATGCTTTTTCTGCAGTGTTGGCACAGATGGTCGAGTTTACGTGTGGAAGATCTCTGAAGGTCCAGATGATGAAGATAAGCTTCAAATTACAGCCAATATTGTTATTGCTATTCAAATAGTGGGGGAGGAGAAAGTTGAACATCCTCAAATTTGCTGGCACTGTCATAAACAAGTAATTGCCCCATATTTTTCCTGTTTCATTGTTTGTTTACCTTTCTTCCTTGTTATTTTAATTCAACCTTTTAATACACAGGAGATTTTGATAGTTGGTATGGGAAAACATGTTTTGAGAATTGACACCACAAAAGTTGGAAATGGTGAAACGTTTGTGGCGGAGGATCCTCCTCTGAGATGTCCTGTTGACAAGCTCATTGATGGGGTTCAGCTGGTAGGCACGCATGATGGAGAGGTGACTGATTTATCTATGTGCCAATGGATGACCAATCGATTGGTATCTGCGTCGCAGGATGGCACggtttgtattttctttttgttattattaactGCTACTTTTTGGTTTCCCTGGTTTTCATACATTTTATTGGTTGAAATGTGACAATTTTTATTATAGCATTTTTCTGGTCAGGATAAACAATGCGGTGGTTTTAATGTTCCTTAAAAATCTATATGGTTTTCTTTTAGCTTGCATTGATATTTACTAATATAAAACCAAGAGCACACTAGTATGTGGGTACATTCAAGAACAGGGATGGATAGAGAAGATTAGTAATTCTTGTATGAACAATACCTGCTGACACAAAGTCAAAAGTTTAAAGAtgtattacaataataataaagtcTTTAGCGTTGTTATTTGGAGGACGGTTGGAAGCCAAAAATATGCCTTTAAAATATGGTGGATGGCATTGCAGACTGGTGGAAGCTTGAcagttataattaaaataaaaaataatatatacacaTGAAGTATGCTCATGTGGAATGACCAAGATAGTTTGCTTcctataaaaacatttttaaaatttattttttgtttcccTCGGTGGTCAGTCTTTCTGCCATTGCTGTCACCCATCACACTAGCATCGTGGTGTGGTTATTTAGTAACATTGTTCTGTAGTGAAACTATGCCAAAGCTTTTTTAATACTAtcttaattttttgttgttgttcctACCGGCACTGTGCTCATGCAAGTATTGCTTAAAAACAATATAGTAGATGCAGTTAAGCAAAAGTTGTGAGGATAAGAATGGAGAACAAATATGAAACAAACAATACTTAGATACAATTCTTCAATTGTTTTTGGTAATGATCTCTTAAGTAAAATTAGATTTCCACCTTGGTAATTCTCACAATAAAAGTCAGAAAAGTTAAGCTGGTGGCATTGAATACCAAAGTGAAACTCCAATTTGATTGGAGGAATGACAccaaaaacttttgaaaaactgCATCAAAATTTTGTCCATATGAAACTGAGGTAAAAAGTGGTTTGATAACTTTTTTTGAGCTTATTTATTTTACACCAACACTTCaaatctaataatttttttaattgtagtTATGTAACAGTAGGATCATCTAGTAACTCTGAAAAAATACCAACAGAAAACTACCTACTGTTCTCTTTATAATTGTGTGTAACTGATAAGTACCCAATCATTTGTGGAACCCACTCTCAAAGGTAGCTGTCAAGGACGAAGAACCAAACATTTAAATACTCCGCTGAACATCCCATGTTACTGGATGTGGGACTTGGGCATCCCATAATAACCTAGTTCCTATCAGTAACATTCTCATGAATGCTTATGTTGTGCtgcatttttatttgtttaatttgtTATAGATGTCTCAATTGTATTTGTCACTTATAATCAAATGCTACAGATAAAGATCTGGGAAGATCGCAAGACACAACCACTTGAAGTTTTGAGACCACATGATGGACATCCAGTTTTTTCTGCTACATTTTTCACTGCTCCTCACCAGCCTGATCATATTGTCCTTATCACAGCAGTAAGTGTATCATCAGCTTTAGTAGATCAGGTGTATATCTCAATTCTTGATTTGCAGTATCTGgacaataataaattttatttgcatttaaAAAGCTTGTAAAAGTCAGCAGAGATCTGTCCACTGTTTGTTGTTTCAACCAGATAGTCCTCCATAGAACTAATTTATCATATGTGATTACTCTAGTAATATTTGTTTTACTTGtttacaaattataattaacaCCCGTGTAGGGACCACAAAATCGGGAGGTGAAGCTTTGGGTATCGGCAAGTGAAGAAGGTTGGCTGCTCCCAAGTGACACTGAATCATGGAAATGCACTCAGACGTTGGAGTTGAAGAGTTCAGCTCAACAATCTAGAGATGCATTCTTTAATCAAGTTGCAGCATTGTCTCATGCAGGTCTTCTTTTACTTGCAAATGCCCAGAGGAATGCTATATATGCTGTACATTTAGAATATGGTCCTAATCCAGAATCAACACGCATGGATTATATAGCTGAGTTTACTGTGACCATGCCCATTCTGAGTTTTACTGGGACAAGTGATATACTACCTCATGGTGAACATATTGTTCAGGTTTACTGTGTCCAGACACAGGCTATTCAGCAGTATGCTTTGGATTTAGCCCAGTGCTTGCCTCCACCATTGGATAATGTGGGACCAGAGAAGTCAGATTCCTGTGTTTCTGGGGATGCAGTTACTGTTGAAGGATTCCACAATTTAGACTCTTCTGCTCCCAAAATAATGTTACAAGCAGGTAGTACTGAAAGTGGACTCGTGGCCAGATACCCTTTAAGCTCTGGCCATGTTGAGGCACCTATTACATGTTCAAACACTGAAGCTAAACCTGTTACATTAGCTCCTTCTAGTAGTGATCCTGATATTGTTTGTATTCCATCTCCACCTCTTCCTTTAAGCCCAAGGTTATCTAGGAAACTCTCTGATATCAGGAGTCCACAGTCAAATTTGAGTGATCATGTTGGGGAACATCCTGTTAATGATTATTCCATAGATAGACAAATGGATACCATTCACAGAAACC
Proteins encoded in this region:
- the LOC137831395 gene encoding enhancer of mRNA-decapping protein 4, which codes for MMASPNNHHPNTNTNTHPSPPPFDMHSFFNPPPPSSNPNPNPSPSSSYPPPFPAAAPFHFPAFDLPLHPHHRSLSFPTQPIPPPSNPNAGARLMALLSNPSPPPPDYAPPSSTPSAVLAAATAAAAALTRLPSGKVPKGRHLSGERVAYDVDVRLPGEVQPQLEVAPITKYGSDPNPVLGRQIAVNKSYICYGLKQGNIRVLNIHTAVRSLLRGHTQRVTDLAFFAEDVHLLASVGTDGRVYVWKISEGPDDEDKLQITANIVIAIQIVGEEKVEHPQICWHCHKQEILIVGMGKHVLRIDTTKVGNGETFVAEDPPLRCPVDKLIDGVQLVGTHDGEVTDLSMCQWMTNRLVSASQDGTIKIWEDRKTQPLEVLRPHDGHPVFSATFFTAPHQPDHIVLITAGPQNREVKLWVSASEEGWLLPSDTESWKCTQTLELKSSAQQSRDAFFNQVAALSHAGLLLLANAQRNAIYAVHLEYGPNPESTRMDYIAEFTVTMPILSFTGTSDILPHGEHIVQVYCVQTQAIQQYALDLAQCLPPPLDNVGPEKSDSCVSGDAVTVEGFHNLDSSAPKIMLQAGSTESGLVARYPLSSGHVEAPITCSNTEAKPVTLAPSSSDPDIVCIPSPPLPLSPRLSRKLSDIRSPQSNLSDHVGEHPVNDYSIDRQMDTIHRNLSETFSSDSKNDEKKVKQDHISSVLSPSVMFKQPTHLITPSEITKAGSSSSENNIVDRKSEGEAKIQDVGSAEVEVKVVGETRSNQIDEFGRQGSQQNPISDSKEKIFCSQASDLGIEMAREGCVIATGDTFLTEEPGQIDSMGAMSPAQPPDTGEDGLQDMAKDAHEKVSDSSTSVAVPPSPVPNAKGKRQKGKNSQASGLPSSSPSVFNSTDSSNEPNGNSSLPSAENAQILAMQESINQLLTMQKEMQKQMTMMVAVPVTKEGRRLEAALGRNMEKAVKANSDALWARIQEENAKNEKLLRDRIQQITGLISNFMNKDLPAILEKTVKKEMASVGQAVVRAMSPAVEKIISSAIVESFQRGVGDKAVNQLDKSVSSKLEATVARQIQAQFQTTGKQVLQEALKSSFETSAVPAFEMSCKAMFEQVDATFQKGMAEHSAAVQQRLESAPTSLAMTLRDSINSASSISQTLSREVLEGQRKLVALAATRTSSGSLNPLPVQLNNGPLLHEKVEVPLDPTQELARLISERKYEEAFIGALHRSDVSIVSWLCSQVDLHGLLSIVPLPLSQGVLLSLLQQLACDINNDTARKIAWLTDVASAINPSDPLIAMHTRPIFEQVYQILNHQRNLPTMTGTDLSSIRLLLHVVNSMLMTCK